A genome region from Hymenobacter tibetensis includes the following:
- a CDS encoding Gfo/Idh/MocA family protein: protein MTFTSLLTICLMLLNSVVVAQKAPLRVGVVGLTHAHVHGILGLKNRNDIQVVGIVEPNRDLAQRYAQQHGYSMRIVFNTMDEMIAATKPEAVTAFGTIYEHLAVVQTCAPKGIHVMVEKPLAVSLDHARKMEALAKKHHIQLLTNYETTWYPTNHQAYELLKNGTVGELSQVVVRDGHRGPKKIGVNAEFLDWLTDPVQNGGGALMDFGCYGVNLMTWLQDGKKPTTVTAITQQFQPENNPKVDDEATILLAYDHAKATIQASWNWPIGRKDLEIYGETGVIYADNKHDLRVRHAEGYDQFREEAHRLEERKAPYDDPFALLAAVVRQEITLKPFDLTSLENNMVVVEILEAARKSAKTHKSVKLGK, encoded by the coding sequence ATGACCTTTACTTCCCTGCTCACTATCTGCCTGATGCTGCTAAACTCAGTTGTTGTTGCGCAAAAAGCTCCCTTGCGTGTGGGGGTAGTTGGCCTGACCCATGCCCACGTGCACGGGATACTAGGCTTGAAAAACCGCAACGACATCCAGGTGGTGGGGATTGTAGAACCCAACCGGGACTTGGCGCAGCGCTACGCACAGCAGCACGGCTACTCTATGCGCATCGTGTTCAATACCATGGACGAAATGATTGCGGCCACCAAGCCGGAGGCCGTTACGGCGTTCGGCACTATCTACGAGCACTTGGCAGTGGTGCAGACCTGCGCGCCCAAGGGCATTCATGTGATGGTGGAAAAACCCTTGGCCGTCAGCCTCGACCACGCCCGCAAGATGGAGGCCCTGGCCAAGAAGCACCATATTCAATTGCTCACCAACTACGAAACCACCTGGTACCCCACCAACCACCAAGCCTACGAGCTGCTGAAGAATGGTACGGTGGGCGAGTTGAGCCAAGTAGTGGTTCGGGACGGGCACCGCGGCCCGAAAAAGATAGGCGTCAACGCCGAGTTTCTGGACTGGTTAACCGACCCGGTACAGAACGGCGGCGGGGCCCTGATGGACTTTGGCTGCTACGGCGTAAATCTGATGACCTGGCTGCAAGACGGCAAGAAGCCTACCACCGTCACGGCCATCACGCAGCAGTTTCAACCCGAAAACAACCCCAAAGTAGACGACGAAGCCACCATCTTGCTTGCTTACGACCACGCCAAAGCCACCATTCAAGCTTCCTGGAACTGGCCCATCGGTCGAAAAGACCTGGAGATTTACGGCGAAACCGGCGTTATCTATGCCGACAACAAGCACGATTTGCGCGTGCGCCACGCCGAGGGCTACGACCAGTTCCGGGAAGAAGCGCATCGGCTCGAAGAACGCAAAGCCCCCTACGACGACCCGTTTGCTTTGCTGGCAGCTGTGGTCAGGCAGGAAATAACCCTCAAGCCCTTTGACCTGACCTCGTTGGAAAACAATATGGTGGTCGTGGAAATCCTAGAAGCCGCCCGCAAGAGCGCCAAAACTCATAAAAGCGTCAAGCTAGGTAAGTAA
- a CDS encoding GerW family sporulation protein encodes MTLPTASPSLVERLAQQLTSAVTAQTVYGTPVKQDGITVIPVARAVYGFGGGGGTDGAEATGSGGGAGVSITPVGYIEIAQGRTRFRPIRSSVVPLVAVSGIVALLLLRSVPKLLPGRYKSATRP; translated from the coding sequence ATGACTCTTCCAACCGCTTCTCCTTCGTTAGTTGAACGCCTCGCGCAACAGCTCACCTCTGCCGTAACGGCTCAAACGGTGTATGGCACCCCAGTGAAACAAGACGGTATTACGGTCATTCCGGTAGCCCGGGCCGTGTACGGGTTCGGTGGGGGCGGCGGCACCGATGGCGCCGAAGCAACTGGCTCTGGTGGTGGGGCGGGCGTTTCCATCACGCCGGTAGGCTACATTGAAATAGCGCAGGGCCGCACCCGCTTCCGCCCCATCCGAAGTTCTGTGGTGCCGCTAGTAGCCGTGAGTGGCATCGTTGCGCTGCTGCTACTCCGTAGCGTTCCGAAGCTGTTGCCGGGCCGGTACAAAAGCGCCACCCGGCCCTGA
- a CDS encoding DinB family protein: MDSTTRENIVAELRLLLVKGNAHISFEEACADIPLPLLTKTVPNLPYSIWQLVEHIRIDQRDVLEFCRNPAYVSPKWPDAYWPAPVAAVDAARWEATLKQIRNDRDQFIALLEDSAQDLFALFPHGTGQTLFREALLIADHNSYHTGQILLVRRLLQDWK; the protein is encoded by the coding sequence ATGGACTCCACCACTCGCGAAAACATCGTTGCCGAGCTACGGCTGTTGCTCGTGAAAGGCAACGCGCACATTTCATTCGAGGAAGCCTGCGCCGATATTCCGTTGCCGCTGCTTACCAAGACGGTGCCCAATCTGCCATACTCCATCTGGCAATTAGTTGAGCATATTCGGATTGACCAGCGGGACGTTCTGGAATTCTGCCGCAACCCGGCGTATGTCTCCCCGAAATGGCCCGATGCATACTGGCCTGCCCCAGTTGCCGCCGTAGACGCCGCCCGCTGGGAAGCGACGCTAAAGCAAATCAGGAACGACCGGGACCAGTTCATTGCCTTGCTCGAAGATTCTGCGCAGGACTTGTTTGCCCTCTTCCCGCACGGCACCGGCCAAACCCTGTTCCGGGAAGCGTTGCTTATTGCCGACCATAACTCCTACCACACCGGTCAAATTCTGCTAGTACGGCGCCTACTGCAAGATTGGAAGTAG
- a CDS encoding serine hydrolase yields MLSLNVKAQTGVPVPEFKQFEAAMQQFMQRWEIAGASVAFGSEDRLVYARAFGYADMARTQPMQPSHLLRVASLSKPITAMAIMKLVEQGRINLAGKAFGPQGYLRSAYYTRSIIDPRTYDITVRQLLEHSAGWDRQVGCDGYGSCDPIDFPLHVARTFDVPNPVGDSTLVRFLLAKKLNFTPGTRYAYSNMGYLVLGKIIEAVTGQGYEAWVRNNLLLPAGAQEAHLGRNLATSRLEREAEYESRYKVKACNGSGQVVPAAYGGFHLEAMGAHGGWVCSARDLVRLLLAVEGSATRPGLLTPTSCAALVEPSGVPSSYAKGWWVNKAGNRWHSGLLDGTATYLVRTAGKYTWAILLNTSPNTPAFWQELDRLGWVAVPGAASWPTHSLLSPTLNATALTATPDSAGVWLRWTRGSGTRRLVLMRANNPVDAFPTDGVRYPAAPFGEGQPLGADTYVVADAATDSVFVPRLDTRQAYHIRVVEYADDAATAYQPVYTLDGNPTLVLDPAAAVALNLYPNPAHEELSVAGATTSLSYELLSVQGQHVGNGLLPPGGTIPVVDLVPGTYLIRLQAPEGPVSQRFVKE; encoded by the coding sequence TTGCTTTCTTTAAACGTTAAAGCCCAAACGGGGGTGCCAGTACCCGAGTTCAAGCAATTTGAAGCTGCGATGCAGCAGTTTATGCAGCGGTGGGAAATAGCAGGTGCCTCGGTGGCCTTTGGGTCGGAGGACCGGCTGGTGTATGCCCGCGCGTTTGGCTATGCCGATATGGCCCGCACGCAGCCCATGCAGCCCTCGCACCTGCTGCGCGTGGCCAGCCTTTCCAAGCCGATAACGGCCATGGCCATCATGAAGCTGGTGGAACAAGGGCGTATTAATCTGGCCGGTAAAGCATTCGGACCGCAGGGCTACCTCCGTAGCGCCTATTACACCCGCTCCATCATCGACCCGCGCACCTACGACATCACGGTGCGGCAGCTACTAGAACATTCCGCCGGCTGGGACCGTCAAGTGGGGTGCGACGGGTACGGCAGCTGCGACCCTATTGATTTTCCGCTGCACGTGGCCCGCACGTTCGATGTGCCTAACCCAGTGGGTGATTCCACGCTGGTGCGCTTTCTGTTGGCCAAGAAACTCAACTTCACACCTGGTACGCGCTACGCCTATTCTAACATGGGCTATCTGGTGTTAGGCAAGATCATCGAGGCCGTGACGGGGCAGGGCTACGAAGCGTGGGTGCGCAACAACCTGCTGCTGCCCGCTGGCGCGCAGGAAGCTCACCTCGGCCGCAACCTGGCTACCAGCCGATTGGAGCGGGAAGCAGAATACGAAAGCCGGTATAAAGTGAAGGCCTGCAACGGCTCGGGCCAAGTGGTACCCGCCGCCTACGGTGGCTTTCACCTGGAAGCCATGGGTGCCCACGGTGGGTGGGTGTGCTCGGCCCGCGACCTGGTGCGCCTGCTGCTGGCAGTGGAAGGCAGTGCCACCCGCCCGGGCCTGCTAACCCCCACTTCCTGCGCTGCGCTGGTGGAGCCCTCGGGAGTGCCCTCAAGCTATGCCAAGGGCTGGTGGGTAAACAAAGCGGGCAACCGGTGGCATAGCGGCCTGCTCGACGGCACCGCCACCTACCTGGTACGCACGGCGGGCAAGTATACCTGGGCCATTCTACTTAATACCAGCCCCAATACGCCCGCTTTCTGGCAGGAACTCGATAGGCTGGGATGGGTGGCAGTACCGGGCGCGGCCAGCTGGCCCACCCACAGCCTGCTCTCGCCCACACTGAATGCCACTGCCCTTACCGCCACCCCCGATTCGGCGGGCGTATGGCTGCGTTGGACCCGCGGCAGCGGCACGCGCCGCCTGGTGCTCATGCGCGCCAATAACCCCGTTGATGCTTTTCCAACGGATGGCGTGCGTTACCCGGCGGCCCCCTTTGGAGAAGGCCAGCCATTGGGAGCAGACACGTATGTAGTAGCCGATGCAGCCACTGACTCGGTGTTTGTTCCTCGTTTGGATACCCGTCAGGCGTACCACATTCGGGTGGTGGAGTACGCCGATGATGCAGCTACTGCCTACCAACCCGTTTACACCCTGGATGGTAACCCGACCCTGGTGCTGGACCCGGCGGCCGCAGTGGCCCTCAACCTGTATCCGAACCCTGCGCACGAAGAATTGTCGGTGGCGGGTGCTACTACCTCTTTGTCTTACGAGCTCCTGAGCGTGCAAGGGCAGCACGTCGGCAATGGCTTGCTGCCACCAGGCGGCACTATTCCGGTAGTTGACTTGGTACCCGGCACTTACCTCATTCGTTTGCAGGCCCCCGAAGGCCCCGTCTCGCAACGGTTTGTAAAAGAGTAG
- a CDS encoding TolB-like translocation protein, protein MKRTSALLVTALSATLLLAAPASAQIGTRFPSERKVVKDPVTGTMLTFLTSTPQGDSKIYQTHNQWTSDGQWLIFRSGRVPKEAMAVNEKTGEMVQVTEGGYTGMLNIARKSMKLYFMRNVGSTEVKADVPRSVQIVEVDLAKLFADSKAGKMKPASVYQRVCGTTPPEIGAGGDMALDGNEEVVYFRVGKTEAAKHLPPDTKMMSAFGPRNMGAGPAGLGSMNIKTGAIKHVVSVPFQIGHVQTNPWVPGEIIFCWETGGKSPQRTWTVLADGTGLRPLYPEADYEWVTHEAVIGPDEVAIALMGHRKINFNKEATATASTSAQATTPDQRNPGQENAWGPSGTREKPTGLAIVNLRTRETTIAGQTPSGSGLWHVHGSSDGRWAVGDDFSRSLYLIDRHSREMLLLTTGHKETAADHPHPTFSPDGTKIQIQSAMLSSDNRSMNICIVPVPEAWLKRKYPEPAK, encoded by the coding sequence ATGAAAAGAACTTCTGCATTGCTCGTAACGGCGCTAAGCGCCACTCTGCTGCTGGCAGCCCCAGCCTCTGCCCAGATTGGCACCCGGTTTCCCTCGGAGCGCAAAGTGGTAAAAGACCCCGTGACGGGCACTATGCTCACCTTCCTCACCAGTACGCCCCAAGGCGACTCCAAAATCTACCAAACCCACAACCAATGGACTTCCGATGGGCAGTGGCTGATTTTCCGCTCGGGCCGCGTACCCAAGGAAGCTATGGCCGTGAACGAGAAGACCGGCGAGATGGTGCAAGTAACGGAAGGCGGCTACACTGGCATGCTCAATATTGCCCGTAAGTCGATGAAGCTCTACTTTATGCGCAACGTGGGCAGCACCGAGGTGAAGGCCGACGTGCCGCGTAGCGTGCAGATTGTGGAGGTGGACTTGGCTAAGCTGTTCGCCGACAGCAAAGCCGGCAAGATGAAGCCCGCCAGCGTGTACCAGCGCGTGTGCGGCACCACGCCTCCCGAAATAGGAGCCGGCGGCGACATGGCCCTCGATGGCAACGAGGAAGTGGTGTACTTTCGGGTAGGCAAAACCGAAGCGGCCAAACACTTGCCCCCCGACACCAAAATGATGAGTGCGTTTGGCCCACGCAACATGGGCGCAGGCCCGGCCGGCCTGGGCAGCATGAATATCAAAACCGGAGCCATCAAGCACGTGGTATCGGTGCCGTTCCAGATTGGGCACGTGCAAACCAACCCCTGGGTGCCCGGCGAGATTATCTTCTGCTGGGAAACCGGTGGTAAGTCGCCCCAACGCACCTGGACGGTACTGGCCGATGGTACGGGCCTGCGCCCCCTCTACCCGGAAGCCGACTACGAGTGGGTGACGCACGAAGCCGTTATTGGGCCCGATGAAGTGGCTATTGCCCTCATGGGCCACCGCAAAATCAACTTCAACAAAGAAGCTACCGCCACGGCCAGTACCAGCGCCCAAGCTACCACCCCCGACCAGCGCAACCCCGGCCAGGAAAACGCCTGGGGCCCTTCCGGCACCCGCGAAAAGCCCACCGGCTTAGCCATTGTGAACCTGCGTACCCGCGAAACAACCATTGCCGGCCAAACCCCGAGCGGTAGCGGCCTCTGGCACGTGCACGGCTCCTCCGATGGCCGGTGGGCCGTCGGCGACGACTTCTCGCGCAGCCTCTACCTGATTGACCGCCACAGCCGGGAGATGCTGCTCCTAACCACCGGCCACAAAGAAACCGCCGCCGACCACCCCCACCCCACCTTCAGCCCCGACGGCACCAAAATTCAAATCCAATCGGCCATGCTTTCCTCCGATAACCGCTCGATGAACATCTGCATCGTGCCCGTGCCGGAAGCCTGGCTGAAACGCAAGTATCCGGAACCAGCCAAGTAA
- a CDS encoding helix-turn-helix domain-containing protein, whose product MSTSLIPTFRFDNYPQAEEPVQSSAPPEALEQLVVYRREEKFATCRQHMEQHRRQFFKLSLVEQGGGTFYLNDEEVVVAPNSVLLVMPGTALRWHLHDEPQTGLYCFFSTDFYNAGLLPSYQLHAALAGAAPYVYHACTPTEYAALRQSGEQLFAQQARLEKARLYLRLLLTDLREWQAAPATAGAPGLLPAVVQQFFQLVEARLAAGEPALQLEFYADALSVTTKHLSALCRHAMGRSAVSLLKEKVVTEAKVLLSGTQLPVGDLSYRLGFYDVAHFSRWFKQETGQTPSTYRTECAAYK is encoded by the coding sequence ATGAGCACTTCGTTGATTCCAACTTTTCGGTTCGACAATTATCCGCAGGCGGAGGAGCCGGTTCAGTCGTCGGCGCCGCCTGAGGCGCTGGAACAGCTGGTAGTATATCGGCGGGAAGAAAAATTTGCCACTTGCCGCCAGCACATGGAGCAGCACCGGCGGCAGTTTTTCAAGTTGTCGTTGGTAGAACAGGGCGGCGGTACCTTCTACCTCAACGACGAAGAAGTGGTGGTAGCGCCCAACTCTGTCCTGCTCGTTATGCCGGGTACGGCGTTGCGCTGGCACCTGCACGACGAGCCCCAGACGGGTCTGTACTGCTTTTTCTCCACCGATTTCTACAATGCTGGCCTGTTGCCGAGCTATCAACTCCACGCGGCCCTAGCCGGCGCGGCCCCCTACGTATATCACGCCTGCACACCCACTGAATATGCCGCGCTCCGCCAAAGTGGCGAGCAACTTTTTGCCCAACAAGCCCGGCTAGAGAAAGCCCGGCTGTATTTGCGCCTCCTACTCACCGACTTGCGCGAATGGCAAGCAGCGCCTGCTACAGCCGGCGCCCCAGGACTATTGCCCGCGGTGGTACAGCAGTTTTTCCAGTTGGTGGAAGCTCGCTTGGCCGCCGGAGAGCCAGCCTTGCAGCTGGAATTCTACGCCGATGCCCTGTCGGTGACAACCAAGCACTTGAGCGCTTTGTGCCGCCACGCTATGGGCCGAAGCGCCGTGAGTTTGCTGAAAGAGAAAGTAGTTACGGAAGCGAAAGTGCTGCTGTCCGGTACGCAACTCCCCGTCGGCGACTTAAGCTACCGGTTGGGTTTCTACGACGTAGCGCACTTTTCCCGGTGGTTCAAGCAGGAGACCGGGCAAACGCCTTCGACGTACCGCACAGAGTGTGCAGCGTACAAATAG
- a CDS encoding EthD domain-containing protein — protein sequence MPTPFNPAEDASADNRHRPPYRASYHTTAEPLIVTPTFLTRADATPQAERPLDEGATRSRHGNSLENPDAEPAEIALEANPNLAFEHWDEYWRKVHGPKFAYEEPGSTSEPVLRYDQVHRISAGPSSYFRPPYHAMTEADHKLVADPHAQVPTYQRPRWDGFAYIAYASEADINRVLKQPQYDKRVVADEQTAFRMVTRSITREYILLPSATHRDPICLVKIHYRQPTLSREAFQERLLHQHAEVVLGQAATHTYVRRYAQLHNIGSTQPDPEGSLMDAISVLSFASMNDVEDFLVTAGYGAIEADEASFMDLGRSEFWTGLTYSVINRLLPELPTRY from the coding sequence ATGCCTACCCCCTTCAACCCCGCCGAGGATGCTTCGGCCGACAACCGCCACCGGCCGCCGTACCGGGCCAGCTACCACACCACCGCTGAGCCCCTGATTGTCACGCCCACCTTCCTGACGCGGGCCGATGCCACGCCCCAGGCAGAACGGCCCCTCGACGAAGGCGCCACCCGCAGCCGCCACGGTAACTCTCTGGAAAACCCCGACGCGGAGCCGGCGGAAATAGCGTTGGAAGCCAACCCTAACCTCGCTTTCGAGCACTGGGATGAATATTGGCGCAAAGTGCACGGACCCAAATTCGCCTACGAAGAGCCAGGCAGCACCTCGGAGCCAGTGTTGCGCTACGACCAGGTGCACCGTATTTCCGCGGGCCCTTCGTCGTACTTCCGGCCGCCCTACCACGCCATGACCGAGGCCGACCACAAGCTGGTGGCCGACCCCCACGCGCAGGTACCCACCTACCAGCGTCCGCGCTGGGATGGGTTTGCCTACATAGCCTATGCCAGCGAGGCCGACATCAACCGGGTGCTCAAGCAGCCGCAGTACGACAAGCGGGTGGTGGCCGACGAGCAAACGGCGTTCCGCATGGTAACGCGCTCTATCACCCGCGAATACATCCTGCTCCCCAGCGCCACCCACCGCGACCCTATTTGCTTGGTGAAGATTCATTACCGGCAGCCAACCCTTTCGCGCGAGGCGTTCCAGGAGCGGTTGTTGCACCAACACGCCGAAGTGGTGCTGGGCCAGGCAGCCACGCACACGTACGTGCGGCGCTACGCGCAACTACACAACATCGGCTCCACCCAACCCGACCCGGAGGGCAGCCTGATGGATGCCATTTCGGTGTTGTCGTTTGCCAGCATGAACGATGTGGAAGACTTCCTCGTCACGGCCGGGTACGGAGCCATTGAGGCCGATGAGGCGTCGTTCATGGATTTGGGTCGGTCGGAATTCTGGACGGGGCTTACCTATAGCGTCATCAATCGGCTGCTGCCTGAGCTGCCAACCCGTTATTAG
- a CDS encoding SDR family oxidoreductase: MSVDKIALIVGASGIVGSNLAQELLSTNWTVYGLARRPPQHLAGLHPVAADLLDPASLDAALAAVNPTHVFITTWMRQDTEVENIRVNSALVRNILTALSPKKTVQHVALVTGLKHYLGPFEAYAKGGTLPPTPFREELPRLEIENFYYAQEDEVYAAAARDGYTWSIHRPHTIIGKAVGNLMNMGTTLAVYGSICKETGRPFQWPGSEAQWNGLSDVTDARVIAKQLAWAATTEAAHNEAFNIVNGDYFRWSWLWPRLAAWFGVEARGFDGTVHPLEEQMAEDAAVWQKLASRHQLTVPDLSQLASAWHTDLDLGRPLEVMTDMSKSRKLGFHVYQPTEESFIDLFAQLRQDHIIP; the protein is encoded by the coding sequence ATGAGTGTAGATAAAATTGCGTTGATTGTTGGTGCCAGCGGTATTGTGGGCAGCAACCTGGCCCAGGAGCTACTTAGCACCAACTGGACGGTGTACGGTTTGGCCCGCCGTCCGCCCCAGCACCTAGCTGGCCTGCACCCGGTTGCCGCCGACCTACTCGACCCAGCGAGCCTGGACGCTGCGCTGGCGGCCGTTAACCCGACGCACGTGTTCATCACCACTTGGATGCGGCAAGACACCGAGGTCGAGAACATCCGCGTAAACAGTGCGTTGGTGCGCAACATCCTAACGGCCCTTTCGCCGAAGAAAACTGTGCAGCACGTGGCGCTTGTAACGGGCCTAAAGCACTATCTCGGGCCGTTTGAGGCTTACGCCAAAGGAGGCACGCTGCCCCCGACGCCCTTCCGGGAAGAGCTGCCCCGCCTCGAAATCGAGAATTTCTACTACGCCCAGGAAGACGAGGTGTATGCTGCCGCCGCGCGCGACGGCTATACGTGGAGCATTCACCGTCCGCACACCATCATTGGCAAAGCGGTAGGCAACCTCATGAACATGGGCACCACGCTGGCCGTGTATGGCAGCATCTGCAAAGAAACCGGTCGGCCGTTTCAATGGCCTGGGTCGGAGGCGCAGTGGAACGGCCTTTCCGACGTAACCGATGCCCGCGTCATTGCCAAGCAGCTTGCCTGGGCCGCTACCACCGAAGCGGCGCACAACGAAGCTTTCAACATTGTGAATGGCGACTATTTCCGTTGGAGCTGGCTGTGGCCCCGTCTGGCTGCCTGGTTTGGGGTGGAAGCCCGTGGCTTCGATGGCACCGTGCACCCACTGGAAGAGCAGATGGCTGAGGATGCCGCGGTGTGGCAGAAATTGGCGTCTCGGCATCAGCTTACCGTGCCGGACCTAAGCCAATTGGCCTCGGCCTGGCATACCGACTTGGATCTGGGCCGTCCGCTGGAAGTAATGACCGATATGTCGAAGAGTCGCAAACTTGGATTCCACGTGTACCAACCAACCGAGGAGTCGTTTATTGACTTGTTTGCGCAACTGCGGCAAGACCACATCATTCCTTAA
- a CDS encoding YfiT family bacillithiol transferase has protein sequence MENTLVDLQYPIGRPALPEGPLTAAERTVYIEQLAALPAQLTAAARQVGGVRLENPYRPGGWTGRQVIHHVADVHLNFYLRYRLALTEDNPTIRPFDMNAWAALPDIEATPVTVSLALLEALHSRWVTLLWHLTNEQWQRTFYHPLYQQTYTLDQALVQYSWHGRHHLAHIELLSREGGGAPTTS, from the coding sequence ATGGAAAACACCCTTGTTGACTTGCAATATCCCATCGGCCGCCCGGCGCTGCCGGAGGGCCCATTGACTGCCGCTGAGCGCACCGTCTATATCGAGCAGCTGGCGGCGTTGCCCGCGCAGCTTACGGCGGCGGCTCGCCAAGTGGGCGGCGTGCGCCTGGAAAATCCCTACCGCCCCGGCGGCTGGACCGGCCGACAGGTAATACACCACGTAGCCGACGTGCACCTGAATTTCTACTTGCGCTACCGCTTGGCCCTCACCGAAGACAACCCCACCATCCGCCCGTTCGACATGAACGCCTGGGCTGCCCTCCCCGACATAGAGGCCACGCCCGTTACGGTGTCGTTGGCGCTGCTGGAGGCCCTGCACTCGCGCTGGGTGACGCTGCTCTGGCACCTCACCAACGAGCAATGGCAGCGCACCTTCTATCACCCGCTCTATCAACAAACCTACACGCTCGACCAAGCCTTGGTGCAATACAGTTGGCACGGCCGCCACCACTTGGCGCACATCGAGCTGTTGAGTCGGGAGGGCGGAGGAGCACCCACCACTTCCTGA